The genomic segment AAACTctctttttcaaatgtttttttccgaTGTTTCACAAATTATgatacacaacacaaaccaggcTCCATGTTGTAGCTCTAATTCCAAACCTCTTCCTTCCCTGTGTCGTGGGCAGAACGCATCCCTCGTAAGAGCCAACCAACCAATAGCCAACATGAACACTCAGCAGATGGAGCAGATGGGTCAGTTCAAGATCACcgtgtgggaggaggagaacttCCAGGGCAAGCGCTGCGAGTTCATGCTGGAGTGCCAGAACATCATGGAGAGGGGATTCAACAAGATCCGCTCCATGAAGGTCGAGAACGGACCGTAAGTCCCTGCTACccatcccccccgccccttcCCCCTCATAAAACCACAATTATATGTTATAGGTATATTATGTTATAGGTTGTAAGCCGTGTAGGATATACAGAATAGCATTGGATTAGACAGTTGATGAATTAAAAGGAGCACTGGCCATCTGTAATTTAGTTGGAATTAAGAGCAGCCCTAAAATCTACAGCTAAATAAAAGATCAACGGGAAGAAGAGTTGATATGTACATAGAATATAAAGTGCCATTGCTGTCCTTCTCAACTGTCAGGGTCCCTGTGGCCTCATGTGAGAGCTGAGGCAGGTGAGCAGAGGGCCTTGATGAGGCCATAGTCTGACTCAATACCCACAGCATACACACCGTTAGCAAAAACAATATTGATTTAGTGTTTCTTTAAGTCGTCAGGCGACTAGGCAGCCCTGATGTGAGCCCCACGCCCACGGCCAGCAGAACAGGGTTCTACATTCAACACGTAGCTACGCTGTGTGCGAGGCTGGCTGAGGGTTTGAACGTGGGCTAGTGCTGTGTATCATGGCCTGCTTGGCAGCGTGCAGCTGGCGGCTGAGCCAGAatggctggctgactgactggcgATCAGATAAGGGGCTGGGTGCAGGCAGCAGCAGTGAACAGCAGCAGCGTTAATGTTTGCTCTGGGCTTTGTGTTCACACTGACAAAGGGGAGACGTGCGCGGTTTTTCGCCAAAGGCAATTCATAACGACGGCGTTGAGCGCTATTGTTTAGCCAAACCCTGACACTGTTGGACTGCACCGACCGCCTCTCTGTCCGGCTCTTCCCTCactcgtgtttgtttgtgagcatGTGTTTTTTGTTCCTTTGGCGGTATTATGCagcagatagagagggagagaaaaggagaggtaggggagacagagagagtataGGTCTGATGGGTGCATGTCCTTCTCTTTGTGGTGGCCTTTTCTTTTTGGACTGATACATTTAATTGATATTGCCCTTTATAAATGATTCCATTAATCTTCTAttctatatccccccccccccatctcccttcTCCTTTCTCCTTCCTATCTCCTCCCATCTCTTCGCCTCTCCTCTGTGCTCATCCTccactgctcctctctcccctctcctccctcctcctcctctctcctcctcccctccagctGGGTGGGCTATGAGTACCCTGAGTTCCAGGGCCAGCAGTTCATCCTGGAGAAGGGAGACTACCCCCGCTACGAGGCCTGGAGCGGAAACAGCGGCTACAGGACCGAGCATCTGCTCTCTTTCAGGCCCATCAAGTCCGCTGTGAGCCCCccctttaaatatatttatatatacgcatcgataaatcaataataataatgaaagaaaTGGTTGCACAATCTCCCATAAGACAAATCAACAAGGAGGGAGTAGGACTTGGAAGGGAGTCATTGTTTGGTAGATGTTCAATAATTAAAAATGAACATTGCCCGCTCCTCACCAATCCACAATAATTCCCATCTTTACATCTCTGTGAccattgtatctctctctctctccatctctctccatctcactccctctctctccctctctctaaccaCAGAACCACAGTGAC from the Gadus macrocephalus chromosome 20, ASM3116895v1 genome contains:
- the cryba2b gene encoding beta-crystallin A2b gives rise to the protein MNTQQMEQMGQFKITVWEEENFQGKRCEFMLECQNIMERGFNKIRSMKVENGPWVGYEYPEFQGQQFILEKGDYPRYEAWSGNSGYRTEHLLSFRPIKSANHSDSKVTLYESEDFQGRKFEMCDDYPSLQAMGWCSKEVASIKVNSGAWVAYQFPGYRGYQYIMERDRHQGEYRHYNEYSTQAHTNQVQSIRRIQH